In Procambarus clarkii isolate CNS0578487 chromosome 38, FALCON_Pclarkii_2.0, whole genome shotgun sequence, the genomic window AAAGTAAAGGAAAGCCCCTCTGAAAATCTGAATACATTAAAATGCAACAATTACATAACTCATTAGCTAAATCATTGCCAATATTTGGCAAAGCTTTGTCAATTGTCGTCATGTAACTCAAGCCccttaaaacaaaacaaaaaattctaACCCTCTTCTTTCTGATGACTTCTGTCCTGGATGAACCCACGGAATGGAGCAATGCCTGTGCCTGGCCCAATCATCAGCACCGGAGTCTGTGGCTTGCTTGGTAACCTTGATAAACAACAAAACAAATTAGCTTCTTCGTCTATAATTGGTAAATATACTCGGCCTTTCCCCAACTAATGACTCCTTCAGGTACGAGCCTTGTGAACAATATCCTACAATTACAACTATGTACAGCATGTCCAATCTACTGCAGTTATCTAATTTATCATTATTATAGTTAAGAGTTCTGGGCACGTGCATTACATTcattacatacatacagtacattCATTACATACACACAGTACATTCATTACATTCATGCAATAGATTCAATACATACATGCAGTACATTCATTACATACAGTACAATCATTTCACACATACAGTACAttcaatacatacatacagtacattCAATACTGTATAcatttatgggctattcatgccagtgccacctcttgggtggcttaatctccatcACTCATTACACACATGCAGTACACATAACAAGAGCAACGCTCAACGAGATTCTAACCTGAACTGTGATTTTCTGACGAAGATTGGTGCGTGATACTTGATGCCGTTGTCGGGTTTCAACTGTTTGAGATGTGTAGTGCATACGCCCTTATTCGTTCGCCCTGTAGGCGTCACATACTTCAGGACATTCGCAGTCACGTGGATTGTATTGGGATAAAGCTGAGGAGAGAATTCAGTCATCCTGTTAATTTATAATCAAACGTAGCATTATTTTGTCTTGACAATATTTATTACACATTTGTTAAAAACATTACAAAATAGTATATAATTAAATTAGACAATGTTATTTGAAATCTGAATACCTTTCCTGAAGATGATATAGAGTAGTATCTTGCTTGAAGCCTGGGAAGTAGTTCACAGAGGTAATCAAGTGGGGGTTTACATGAAGGCAAGTCCTCCAGAATGTGGACAATGCTGCGGACATCGTGCACAATCCAACGATGGTACTCTGCTTTGCCCGCCTCACTTGTTCCACTCATGAGTAAtagtttttctttctcctgtttatAATAAAACCTTTGCTGTAAAACTAAAACATACCAAGCAATATACATTATATTTTCCAAGTTTATATTTATATCCCATATTCAGGTGGCCCCCTAGAGATGTTCGGTCATCTGCCCCACAACAACTCTGCTAATGTCCTCCGCCACAGATGGCAGAGGACCAACTCAGTCCTCCGCCACCTGGTGAGATGGCGGAGGACCGAGCTCCAAGCCACCTGGTGACAGTACTTTGTTTCAAATGAATTATTTTGCTTTGATTGAATTATTTAGGGAGTTGTTTGGTATTTTTAAAGCTACGGGTCTTGTGAACCCatcagttgtctgtaaagcttttTGGTGAAATGGAGGAATGTCATTTGCTCTCTGCATCTCTGAGGGGAgggtggccaggttctggctctggtctctggtAAGCCAAACAGAACTGCAACCGATGTAACTTGTAGTATGGAGCAATCTTTGAGAGAGAACCATAAAACCACTGGGGTCTACCAGAaacaggcatttcattacattcaatactttTACATGATAAAGGAATGCATTTTTAAAATATTAGAAGGATAAAAGTTGGAATTTTCTTCTCCCACACCAGGGAGAAGTTAAATGAAATCAAGCAAGTCTGAATTAAAACATTCATTACCTGTGTTTTAAATACTTTATCTTGCACTAAAATTTTTCAAACTactgtgtgtattatatatatacatataatcatGTTATGAATTATTAGATTCTTATGATCTCAATAGCTAACCAATTCTAATGCTTGGCCTAATATCGAAATTCTAACATTAAATCTTATAATCCTAAAGAATAGAAATACAATTAGCTGCAACTTCTGCCATCCACTTCAAACTCACTCTATACAAATGCACTAAACACAATAGTACCGTATGTGGTCAGCAGCTCACTCCGACACAAATGGCTTACTAGCATTAGTTTCTCAGTGTTCCCCACTTAAACAGTTCAACTTAGCCTAGAAGAGGTCACTCGAAGAACAACATTTCTcaaatattaacactttcgctcggggatgacgcagcattgcgtcatccgtttactggcggtaatgccggggatgacgcagcattgcgtcatccactttaaaaattcgccaaaaatcaggtttgtatccgattttttggggactggttttaaaatgtgcgccgatgtcttcccatttcctttgttgagcctcgtggccctcaggcggcttggcacacaccgtgggcccattgtctttgctccactgttgtgaccaatgtcgtctcccctcgcatctcaaacgtgtgaacatttcggctattttccgtggctatatttcttactgcggctttagaaactatctacgcttactccacgatggatagtaatcatgaacaaggcccttccaggaagaaaattgcgaaagaaaggcttgaaaagggtgggaattgggagtgtagtaggaaggcctctgagcgctcactcacggctaacgcgtggcccgtcttcaactcgtcggcggttggagcgtgaccaggtgtttttttttatatgctaatgttcctctagagaattttattacgaacccattgagaccaaaatgaaagacctaggacaaaaattgaggtgaccagagtgaaaatagtgaaaacattttatcccgtttgcgcgctcccgggtaactcgttcgcactttctctgtttgctgcgggtaattagccgggcttttggagtttatatgcatttagtgctgtagagaattttattgcgaacacaatgataccaaatttattctcgtagaaggagaattgaggtgacaaagttgaagagagtatacacttttcggaattaacgcgcgcttccgtgacacgctggggcccatatcgccctgtcgaggggtggcgcgcggggtgagcaAAAGTGTTAAAGTATCACTAGCATATTTCTTGACCAATACATCATATTGGTCAAGAAATGTTATGAAGAAAGTTTTAACTTTAGGTTAAAAGATCAAACTATCCTTACAGTTTTCACAAGCCTTAAATTCCTTAATTTTCATTACTGGAGTACATTAAACGTTTTGAATGTTTCTGAAGAAAACTCTCCTTAAGAGAACTCCTTACCGCATTATCGGTTGTATATTCTGCAAGCTCCTTTAGAACATGAGTTCTGGGCAAGGATGCAATATCGACATAATGTGAGAGAGCCGTGCGATACGTGCAAGGACAGGGAAAGGGATGTTTCTTGCTGCTGTCCTCATCGACGTTAGTGAGGGTGATGACTTTTTGGGGATCTTCTCCAACAAGTTCTAGGAGTCGGTTCACAAGGGTAGTGTCGTTTACAGGATAAACTGCCACATGGTCGCCTGAATCGTACCTGTGACAAAATAAAGTCATGATTAGGAAATATTTCTTTTTCCATTAACACACTGTTCAGTCAGTCCTGTATTAGTCTGATTTACTTGCCATTACTGCACTGTATTAATGCCTAGATTTGATTGATTaaaaaagttatgaaaataaaAAGCGCATCAATGAATGGCAATTTTCTGCATGCACTTGGCACTCCATTATACTAAACACTAACATTTTGATAGCTCATTGCAGTCCACACAACTTTAAAATACTACCCAAGGAAATTATTTTTCAGCCACTCTTATCTCTCAAAACTGCTTTTCTAGTATATACTAAAAACATCCTTTCCATGTCTTCCCAATGTCATTTCTTTCAAAAACAGTACAGCGAACCTCCCCCCCATTCTCCCACTATCTAGATCCGCATTTCATCATATTCTTGGAATATCCAAACCCAAATTTCCATTTCTCCAACCATATCCCTATCAAAACATTACATGTATTTTCAGCACATcttaaaatacaaaaatataattgCCAATAAATTATGTATTATTAAATTATCAGGACATCTGAGTGTACCAATTAGCTCTGATAATCGAGATAGTACAGGTATTGCAAATTGTATACCCTATTCCGaaattattaaaattaaaatgaatttaCAGTGTCCACAGAAACCTAGGGGGCAATCATCCCTGTAATAGTTCCAGCAGTTTAGTTCTTTCATTTGTTTATTTTGCATAATTAGTGGTTTCATAAAGATATATAAATACTGCATCTACTAAGTAAATACTGTATAATCAGATTCATTGTATATCagtaataattatttatatatgaatCACTACAAGACCTGGTAGGGCATTAACTGCTCCATTATATATCTTTTGTTAGTCTATAGAATTGGAGATGCTATTCTATATACTGTGTACCAATGCATATCTCCAATTGATGGATACTTAAAATTAACACTTCAACTGCACATAAACAGCCAGGGTTGTTACACCGATGGTGTGCACATCAACCAGGGTTGATTTTAGGTCTACCGTAAGATTTAAAACTCCTGTGGGTACATGGGGCTCGCATCCTGTTCTTCAGGAATctagtaaacagacaccatcttgAAAAAGCAAAGCAAAAAATTGCCTGTATGCCTCCTGGCTGCGAGGGCCTCAGTACCGAGGCTCTCGATACTGTGGGTTGTGAATGCAGCAGTTTACAGCATCACTTAATAATGATGAATAAAAATAATGATTTTGAGATGAGTGTCACAGATGATCTTAACTGTGCTCGACTATGTAACAAGTTCAGtcatcagtgaacacaatgctgatGATAATATTCACATCATGAGATAGCCTCAGCACTCTGCCATTTCCCACACTTTCTGGGGAATAATTTCACCGAGTGAAATATTAATTCCAATACACTTCCAACACACAAGTTCCACCCATACAGCAATCAAGAACTTTCTTACATCACTGACTTCAATTCAGTACCTATGAGTTCTGCGACAAATTTTCAACGTTTCTCTTGTTCTTTGTGAATGGTTTGCAGAGTTATTTGGCATGTAGGGTTTTGGTTTTTTATTAACCCTctagttgtctgtaaagcttcacGGACTTTCTGGATGCTATATCCCAGTACGGCAATGAATTGTCACTTGCTCTGTGCCTCTGAGGGGACAGGGAAAGGAGGGGGTGGggaaaggagggaaggagggggcagATTTTGGCTCTAGTCCCCAATAGGCCAAACTGAACTCCCATATCTGATGTCACTCGTTTGCATGGAGCAATCTTAGTGAGAGACTCAAATAGCAActggggctcatccagaaaaaaaaaaaaaaaaaaaaaaagtcattacactcaatacttttttttttaaatatactgTCTAGGCAATAAAAGCTTTCCTAACCTGCACCTGTTCATTCCACGTTGTTCAAATCAAAAGTAAATTAAGAGGTAAACAAATAGTTTACAATACCTTATTCTTGAGCCTTCAATGTCCAGTTCAATGTGCATACAGTTGCGATCTCCTCCTTTAAATAATTCTCGATTGATTTTGATTTCTGCCATGAATGGATTCTTGCTGTCAAATGGAGGTCTCTGGTTGCCAATCTAAAATTAATGTACTCATTTATACATGCTGCAATATTTATGTAAAATATATTTCAATTCAGAAAAACTGCTTTACCTATTTACTTCGGAGTTATTACAAAAGTGAACTACAGTATTAGAAAAGGTTAATTACCACATTTATTTTGTAGATCAAAATAATTTAACTTTAAAGTCCACAACCAAGGCCAAGAAATTATGTAGCATTTTATACAACATAAAGAGGCTTTACCAGTGGGTAAAAAGTCTAATTCTACAGCCTAGCCTGCAAGGCTTATTATAAGGAGAGGCTGGGAGGTCAGAGGGtggacaatggggggggggggggatggaggggtaagggggggggtggaggatagAGGGGtaaaggggggaggaggaaggggggagggcagGAGAAGGGGGGGGTCAGGAGGGAAGCAGAGGGATAATTTTTATCTACATTACTGTACCTTATTTTATTATTCATATCTTATTTTATCACCCACTTTAACAAACATCTAAGTTCTTACACTTCAAATTACAGTACTTTTAGCAATTCTCATCACCCAACAAGATTGCAAGCCTTATTTTGCCTACAAATGCTAGCCTATAAaccttgcacttttaattttaAATCAAAACTAGCTGTTTTTCACATCAAAAAGGTATTCTGTTTTTAGTTTATTACAATTTAGTCAGGTATCACCAATTTTACTTTCTTATTACAGAGGCAAGAATGTTATTTCGTACTCTCCACCTTTCAAACATTTACATACCTTTAGTGAATTTAAACGAGCAAGCTCTCCAGTGAATAGACGAGACGGGTCATAATCCTCATGGACTGTAAGTCTGTACTGCCTCATATTGATGTCTTGTGCCTGACCTTCGATCCCAAAGAATTCACAAACCTGAGCAAATTTAATGGGAAAAAATTTATAGTTGCAGTAATTTAGTAAAATgctatttatttttgttttccacATATttcaatttctctggattaacacTGTCTAGTATACAAGATTTACGAACAACACCCAAAACTGTACATTACATTTTAAATATTACAACCCAATCCCAAATCAGAAATAGTAACTCAAACCACACAGTCACGTATGTAAGAATAACGGAAACGAAGGCCTTTTCCAGttcaaaacttatccaatttgtatTCATCAGTTGGTGCAATATGACACAAACCTTTACTTTTTACTACCCTTAATGAAAAAGCAACAGCATGGAAAACTTTCTGGGCTCCAAAAACAAGGTACAACATGATTACAGCCACAGCTATACATTAGTGAAATGTGTTAAGTCTGCCGACAGTCATGAAGTTGTAGCAAGAGTACAGGATACCAAAGGATTTTAGCAGCAAGATTTATATAGACTCAGATATACATTAAAAATGGAAAACTAAATAATCTGTTTAATACCTTTAATTAATTTAAACAGCCTCTTGTACTGTTATAAAACATTAGTAGCCATGCTGGTTATTGGAGTGCACATTTTTAATCATTGCACTGTGTGTGATATCACATTTTCTACCCATGCTGTGCATATCATCGAGATGTTCTAGATACCCCACAACATTTTAAACTCCCACGGGTGCACAGCCTTCCCAATCGATGCCTTAAGTCTCCAGTAAACATTTGCCCTCCAGTAAAGCAACAGTGTAGTCCATTGTGTCAACAGTTGGCTAGTTTAAGGACGGGACTAGCTCCCAATCTGGTAGCGTAGCTTTTTTGTGAATCGCTTCCACATGGCTCAAATAATGTTAAATTGGATATGTGACTATAAATGGCTTTGATAATTCTGATAGTGACCCAGTTTGGTGGCCCTGTCTTATTCTTCAACAATATGTGATGACCTCTTCAAGAATTCATTATTTACTACACGCAAAGTCACATATGATTTTTTGCACATCCTTTTTCTTATGCTTATGTCATGCTTTTTAACAATACTAGAAGACAAAGAAAAATAATTATTTGAGAATAAAGATACATAATGCCTTATTTAATAACCCTTTGCATAATTCAGGGGTTAAAGTATTTGTAGAATTAACATTCCTTTAACCCCTGGGATGTGTCCATTTACTGTATAGAAGATAATGCCATGGTGCACGAGAAAACAAAAATTCGTtttaatattgttaaaatgcattccTGATCATAGGGCAAAAAAGATACAAATGGCTGGCATGAAGTGAAGAAATCTTGCAATATCATGATTAGCGAGCGTTCCCAGAGCATCACCCCATGGTGGCCGCCCTGAGTCCGGTGTGGGGGCATTGCTGTGACGATATTTTTACATAGTTACTTTAACGTTTGATTTGTTTTTCTCTGGTTttcgcagtaatattattcaatagcatGTCATTTCAGAAATTCATATAATGCTTGGAACATCAGAATGCTAAAATTTATTCCTGTAATATATAcaccatattacagtatattttttagAACAATAAAACTATCtccgtttttgctgttattacactgtatacgcatacattatatatataactatctacATTTTCATGCACTATTGTGAACCATTAAGCAGTAAAGGCGAGCAAGCATCTGAACTAGTTATCAGAGTTCAGCCCAGCCCCACATTCCATTCACCTAGGCTGTATGAGTCTCGAACTGTGGACCCTACTCGTGTGAGGCCGATGCTCTAtcaactgggctatgagtagttTTAATAAGGAAgtaagtttccagaagcagcatggtagcaggatgctgcttctgaatggaatgtttatttccacagaagtgtggatgacaatttacagCCTCACATGTTTTGCACCAAGTTGTAACTGCAGACATTGATTATATTACAAATTCTTGGTATTTAGAATGCTTTTACCATGGAATTGTCAAGCAATGATGCATTAGGGTGTCACTATTATTTTTATCACAGAACATGAAAAACGTAAGTATGCACAGGTGTTGTGTCACTAATATGCCACAATTATATTCTTGGAACAATAAAACATACCTTTTTGCAGTCATTACACCGTAATCATGTTACGTAACACTACATTTTTATGCACCATTACAAACTGCTAAGAAGTTGTAGTGGGTGTAATAATCTTGGAGCCAATGATCATTTCTCATTGATCAATCAATTACTGTATTATTAATGATTATCAATGAGCTCAGTGATACCCACTTGGTCATTATCTTGCCAAATAAATTAATATGCCAGTAACATTACTATATTTTTAAAGATCTTTAGAAATGAATAATTTTATAAAACTATAACAAATATAAACCTAGATAATGTTACACCATATATTATGCTAGCATGGAAATACAATAACAGGTACAGTATCTAAAATTTTATAACCTTTTAACTTTGCAATGGGCCACTTCAAATTTTATATGCTTAGCTGCATTAACTAATCATAACCTGACAGACACATGTAATGTACTAGGAAATGATGGCACAATAAATACCTTTAGCCACATAGCATCCTTCCAAGTAATAAAATCATCTTCCATATTAGCATCATCATCTCCCATACCCGACTCAAAGACTCTGCTGGCACCTAGTTCGGCCAGGCGCTTATCCACATATTTTCCCATGGCATTATAATGTTCGTAGGTCTTGTTACCCAAACCAAAGACCTGAAAGAGAGGAAAAATTCATCTAGCCTTAAATATATGAATTTATTATTGACTGGTATATATAGTGGATAAATATATATCTTTATTACCTAAAGAGTTGGACTATGATACATAATGCCACAAAATATAATCTAAGTGAAAAGCTTACCGTGTATTGCACTCCCTCAAGTTGTTCTTCACCACTTTCCAAAAATTCAAAAAATTCTTGGGCATTATCAGTAGGATCTCCTTCACCGTATGTGGCAACGCAAAAGATGGCCAGATGATTCTCAATCTCGGCCAGTTGTGACAGCTCTGTCATGTCACATTCTTCGGGATCAGCCACCATGCCCTGTGCAGAGAAACATTAAGCTTGAGCAAATTTAGGAAAAATATCTTAATATTAATATAGAGTACATATTGAGGAAAATCACAACTTATTCATAATAAATGGGTGACATTTTTAAGAAAGTTAAGAGTCCTTGAAAACAAGTATGTACTGTAGAAGAAAAGGCAATGTCAAGTATGTGTgtacccacatacacacacaagtatgtgtgtgtatatgtttagCATACCTTCAGTATGCTAAACATTTAGTAAACATGGACAAGGAGTCAAATTAAAGTTTATTGctttttttaacaatattttgctAAGTAAATAGTTAATATTGCCCAGCTCATAGCCATAATGATTTCAATTAATTTTTTAGTGCAGTTTAATTATAGAATATAATTCAGTtttgtttttcaaccattttagcAATGAGAAAAGAAGGTCAGACAATGTCGAAAATTAAGCCCAATTTTATTGGGCTTAAAATTGGTAGTTCTGTAGTTAAAACTACAGTACTCAATATCATTGGTTTCTCTAGAAGTGGGTTCAAAGGTACATATCAAAGTACTGTATAGTTTCCCGGGAATATATAATACTGTAATAATTTCAACTGAAAATTAAATGCCCCTGAATGACACCAATATCCATTATGTATTTAGCTACTGCCACAAACAATACAAGTTCCTTACTAGTACTTGCCTTCATACCGAAGCGGGTGGCTTCTTTGGCGAGTCGTCCTGCAAATTCTTCAGCTGTTCCAGTTTGAGAACCATAAAACACAACAACGTTTCTTCCTGAAGACTTCATTTTGGAAACGAAGCTATTGTCGTTTGGGCGTGTTTGTAATTGCGTTGGCCTGGGCAATAAAAAAGCTAGATGTGAAGAAAACCCACATAAAAGTTATTTTAAAATAGAATACTGTACAGTAGATTTTTTGCATTAGTATTTTTTTTACCTTAAATATTAGTAATACACCACTTTCTCTCATGCACACATCTTTCAGTTAATTTTTGTCTGGTACATCGTATACAGTACTAAAGAAAACTGCATGTTTTTGTCTGGTACATCGTATACAGTACTAAAGAAAACTGCATGTTTTTGTCTGGTACATCGTATACAGTACTAAAGAAAACTGCATGTTTTTGTCTggtacattgtatacagtactaaAGAAAACTGCATGAATATCCTCAATAATACTATAATATTTTGTACAGACCTTGCTCAACATGTTGGCAAAATATTAGGTAATGGGCAAGATAAAAGGTTAAGATATTCTATACAGCCAAGTGATAATGTGTTTATGCATAAAAGGGCTGTCACAAAAATGACAACTAGTTTGATttaagtcaatcgacttgagaatggtccaggacggaccgaaacgtcgtcgtcccttcaccttctagtgtgtggtctggtcaacatactttagccacgttattgtgactcatcgcctgcatagtttGATTTACCCTGTGACTGTCAGGGTACAAATGAGGAAGGACATTAATCCTTTGTTCCTTATAGAAATacaattatataataaaatacttACGATATTGTGAAGCTCCTAATGGGAGCATCATCATCTTTTTTGTTGCTATCTCGCAGGAAGAAATAATATACAGAGACGCAGCCAAGCAAAGTTAGCAACACCAGGTCCAACACGCCAACCATTGGTTCTGCCCCAATCTCTTCTGCTGCCTCCTTTGCAGCTTCCATGAAACTTTCTGGTGTTCCCTCCAtcctgtataaaaaaaaaaaaaaactaatttcaGGCACTAttcatttacctaaatttacaatCCTTACAGCACCAGTGGTTTACATAATCATTAACACGACATTTCTGTGCCAAACATTGAATGTTTCATTAACATTATAAACATGTagtacaatactgtatttctGAAACCTGGTTAGCTAACCAAAATACTCTTCAGGACATCAAGTCTCATTTATGTAATAAACTAATGAAAACTTATCAGCAaccaaaataataattattcacaAAACTCACACGTAAgagaaacaaatatctatttgaCATTCCAAGGCGAGACTAAACTGAAGCAAAAAATGCTTTGCACATGATGGGTCCTAAACTGTGGGATGACCTTCCACAAGAGATTAAAAACTGTACTtgtctcaaccagtttaaaagtGAAACAAAGACTCCTATTTAACTCGCTTCATCCAACATGTCAACCTGTATTTTGCCGTTACTGTGAACACTAAATAGTTGACATTATTATATTTGTGCTGTTGTTGAAACTGCAGTTTCTAAATACATATCACTTAAAAATTGTCCTTTGCTAAACtttttatttcattttaagcattaCCCCATTAAAC contains:
- the Cpr gene encoding NADPH--cytochrome P450 reductase, with product MEGTPESFMEAAKEAAEEIGAEPMVGVLDLVLLTLLGCVSVYYFFLRDSNKKDDDAPIRSFTISPTQLQTRPNDNSFVSKMKSSGRNVVVFYGSQTGTAEEFAGRLAKEATRFGMKGMVADPEECDMTELSQLAEIENHLAIFCVATYGEGDPTDNAQEFFEFLESGEEQLEGVQYTVFGLGNKTYEHYNAMGKYVDKRLAELGASRVFESGMGDDDANMEDDFITWKDAMWLKVCEFFGIEGQAQDINMRQYRLTVHEDYDPSRLFTGELARLNSLKIGNQRPPFDSKNPFMAEIKINRELFKGGDRNCMHIELDIEGSRIRYDSGDHVAVYPVNDTTLVNRLLELVGEDPQKVITLTNVDEDSSKKHPFPCPCTYRTALSHYVDIASLPRTHVLKELAEYTTDNAEKEKLLLMSGTSEAGKAEYHRWIVHDVRSIVHILEDLPSCKPPLDYLCELLPRLQARYYSISSSGKLYPNTIHVTANVLKYVTPTGRTNKGVCTTHLKQLKPDNGIKYHAPIFVRKSQFRLPSKPQTPVLMIGPGTGIAPFRGFIQDRSHQKEEGKPVGDTVLYFGCRNKDKDYLYEEELTAYRDSGLLKLYVAFSRDQPEKIYVTHLLEENKAEVWRIIGEENGHLYVCGDAKSMARDVHAIIIKICQTEGGMTQNEAEIYVKKMITTKRYSSDVWS